A single window of Channa argus isolate prfri chromosome 12, Channa argus male v1.0, whole genome shotgun sequence DNA harbors:
- the LOC137137743 gene encoding immunoglobulin kappa light chain-like, producing the protein MTTSFLVFFLTYLFCENMAQMTELKSVHQENGFVSVIVGGEVTLQCFYEGVASRLYWFKQTLGQKPRLISTFYNSERNGVLYNEFYKNPRFTLDNKNGETHLKIKNVLISDSATYYCVSSYTYNFEFGEGTTVSVKGSALFHQSVSGTIQPGGSVTLHCTVHTGTCDGEHRVYWFKDTQPGIIYTHGDRNSQCETKPETQTHTCIYNLPMKNLNLSHAGTYHCAVASCGHIVFGKGIQLNFEYKVETLILVNLLSGALIVSMIFSIVLAFILYKMNKRKNSQSTEPQSRLSVNSESYQDVHNLHYSSLRVDTARRPRRQWNTNRTECLYSNIKQ; encoded by the exons ATGACAActtcatttttggttttctttctcaCATATCTGTTTTGTGAGAACATGG CTCAGATGACTGAACTGAAATCTGTTCATCAAGAGAATGGCTTTGTATCAGTTATTGTTGGTGGCGAAGTGACTTTGCAATGTTTCTATGAAGGTGTTGCTTCAAGGCTTTACTGGTTTAAACAAACTCTGGGACAGAAACCAAGGCTCATCTCTACTTTCTACAACAGTGAAAGAAATGGTGTTCTTTATAATGAATTCTACAAAAACCCACGCTTCACACTGGATAATAAAAACGGAGAAACacacttaaaaattaaaaatgtgctaaTTTCAGATTCAGCTACTTACTACTGTGTAAGCAGTTACACATATAATTTTGAATTTGGGGAGGGTACTACTGTCAGTGTAAAAGGTTcagctttgtttcatcagtcagTATCTGGGACCATCCAGCCAGGAGGGTCTGTTACTCTACACTGTACAGTTCACACTGGGACCTGTGATGGAGAACATAGGGTTTACTGGTTCAAAGACACGCAACCGGGAATCATTTACACCCATGGAGACAGGAATAGTCAGTGTGAGACAAAACCTGAGACCCAAACTCACACCTGCATCTACAACTTGCCAATGAAGAACCTGAATCTTTCTCATGCTGGGACCTACCACTGTGCTGTTGCCTCATGTGGACACATAGTGTTTGGAAAGGGAATCCAGCTGAACTTTGAGT ATAAGGTGGAAACTCTTATTTTGGTGAATTTGTTGAGTGGAGCATTGATAGTGAGCATGATTTTCAGCATTGTTTTGGCTTTCATACTGTACAAGATGAATAAGAGAAAAAACAGCCAATCTACAG AGCCTCAATCAAGACTTTCTGTAAATTCAGAG AGTTACCAAGACGTGCACAACCTCCATTATTCTAGTTTGAGGGTAGACACTGCCAGAAGACCAAGACGACAGTGGAACACCAATAGGACGGAATGTCTGTACTCTAACATAAAGCAGTAA